One Motacilla alba alba isolate MOTALB_02 chromosome 15, Motacilla_alba_V1.0_pri, whole genome shotgun sequence DNA segment encodes these proteins:
- the MTMR3 gene encoding myotubularin-related protein 3 isoform X4, with product MDEETQHSLECIQANQIFPRKQLIREDENLQVPFIELHGESTEYVGRAEDAIIALSNYRLHIKFKESVVNVPLQLIESVECRDIFQLHLTCKDCKVIRCQFSTFEQCQDWLKRLNNAIRPPSKIEDLFSFAYHAWCMEVYASEKEQHGDLCRPGEHVTSRFKNEVERMGFDMNNAWRISNINEKYKLCGSYPQEIIVPAWITDKELESVASFRSWKRIPAVVYRHQSNGAVISRCGQPEVSWWGWRNADDEHLVQSVAKACASDSRSNSNKLMNGNCSRDLSNGGDLSDVEFDSSISNASGAESLAIQPQKLLILDARSYAAAVANRAKGGGCECPEYYPNCEVVFMGMANIHSIRKSFQSLRLLCTQMPDPGNWLSALESTKWLQHLSVLLKSALLVVHAVDRDQRPVLVHCSDGWDRTPQIVALAKLLLDPYYRTTEGFQVLVETEWLDFGHKFADRCGHGENSDDLNERCPVFLQWLDCVHQLQRQFPCSFEFNEAFLVKLVQHTYSCLFGTFLCNNAKERGEKHTQERTCSVWSLLRAANKAFKNLLYSSQSESVLYPVCHVRNLMLWSAVYLPCSSPSTPADDTCAPYPVPGSSPEEQPLGRLPKTRSFDNLTTACDSSVPTTNRRSSDPSLNEKWQEHRRSLELSSLGPPGDDPFEGDGLGRQGRAPVGAELSVAAGVAEGQMENILQEATKDDVGMEEHLRGGPEAAGKGDEVGLDKEKRADNLCGEKAEADTGTVTNNPAATPHPASHGAAELKGQQDERSDPSSALQKAPQGRGLQAVPSEGSGNRDAPNNTEEEGLGKGEGGAESLCGTAQASLAIPLTALLEERTSNIESSTETLTETEAKPELTPRAPCHRRHPFDNSADELSRTLENRPEGECMIELQKLGSRVHRTSGSSTTHLPMPSPCALPLADRKDELVYNGELELENKLVEKPVGFTAPKFPATNGHCVNGEDGRIKASLSRQVSTASCSSAQLHLRNLHQKWMFSQLGKQPASSPDQPARSHLDDDGMPVYSDVIQQRLRQIETGHQQEVETLKKQVQELKSRLESQLLNSSLRLNGDYGDEVVTRWLPDHLAAHCYGCDSAFWLASRKHHCRGTDRVDQLWNCGNVFCSSCCNQKVPVPSQQLFEPSRVCKSCYSSLHPGSSSLDLELDKPITATSN from the exons GTTCCATTGCAGCTCATTGAGAGTGTGGAGTGCCGGGATATATTCCAGCTTCATTTGACTTGCAAGGACTGCAAGGTTATCAG GTGTCAGTTTTCCACCTTCGAGCAGTGTCAGGACTGGCTGAAGAGGCTGAACAATGCCATCCGCCCCCCGTCCAAGATAGAGGACCTGTTCTCCTTCGCCTACCACGCCTGGTGCATGGAGGTTTACGCCAGTGAGAAGGAGCAGCACGGGGACTTGTGTCGGCCAG GAGAACATGTAACTTCCAGGTTTAAGAACGAAGTGGAGCGGATGGGGTTTGATATGAACAACGCCTGGAGGATTTCCAACATCAATGAGAAGTACAA GCTGTGTGGCAGCTACCCCCAGGAGATCATCGTCCCTGCCTGGATCACCGACAAGGAGCTGGAGAGCGTGGCCAGCTTCCGCTCCTGGAAGCGCATCCCTGCCGTGGTGTACAg GCACCAGAGCAATGGGGCAGTGATCTCCCGCTGCGGCCAGCCCGAGGTgagctggtggggctggaggaACGCCGACGATGAGCACCTGGTCCAGTCCGTAGCCAAAGCCTGTGCCTCAGACTCCAGGTCCAACAGTAACAAGTTAATGAATGGGAATTGTTCCAGAGATTTGTCCAACGGAGGGGACCTCTCTGATGTGGAATTTG ACTCCTCCATCTCCAATGCCTCAGGAGCAGAGAGTTTGGCAATCCAGCCTCAGAAGCTTTTGATCCTGGACGCGCGATCTTACGCAGCAGCTGTGGCCAACAGAGCCAAGGGGGGTGGCTGTGAGTGCCCAG AATATTACCCCAACTGTGAAGTGGTGTTCATGGGGATGGCAAACATCCACTCCATCCGCAAGAGCTTCCAGTCGCTGCGTCTGCTCTGCACACAAATGCCAGATCCAGGAAA TTGGCTGTCAGCTCTGGAGAGCACCAAGTGGCTGCAGCACCTGTCAGTGCTCCTGAAATCCGCGCTGCTCGTGGTGCACGCCGTGGACCGGGACCAGCGGCCCGTGCTGGTTCACTGCTCCGACGGCTGGGACCGCACGCCCCAGATCGTGGCCCTGGCCAAGCTCCTGCTGGACCCCTACTACAGGACCACAGAG ggtttCCAGGTGCTAGTGGAGACTGAGTGGCTGGATTTTGGCCACAAGTTTGCAGATCGCTGTGGCCACGGGGAGAATTCGGACGACCTCAATGAGCGCTGCCCGGTGTTTCTGCAGTGGCTGGACTGTGTCCATCAGCTCCAGAGGCAGTTCCCCTGCTCCTTCGAGTTTAACGAAGCATTCCTT GTGAAGTTGGTGCAGCACACCTACTCCTGCCTCTTTGGAACATTCCTGTGCAACAATGcgaaagagagaggagagaaacacACTCAGGAACGGACCTGCTCCGTCTGGTCTTTGCTGCGGGCAGCAAACAAAGCCTTCAAAAACCTGCTCTACTCCTCCCAGTCGGAATCT gtGCTGTATCCCGTGTGCCATGTGCGGAACCTGATGCTCTGGAGCGCTGTTtacctgccctgctcctccccctCCACGCCCGCCGACGACACCTGTGCCCcgtaccctgtgccaggctctaGCCCCGAAGAGCAGCCTCTGGGCAG GCTACCAAAGACAAGATCCTTCGACAATCTGACGACAGCCTGTGACAGCAGCGTGCCTACAACCAACCGCCGGAGCAGCGACCCCAGCCTCAACGAGAAGTGGCAGGAGCACCGCCgctccctggagctcagcagcctGGGCCCCCCTGGGGACGACCCCTTCGAGGGGGAcgggctgggcaggcagggcagggccccCGTGGGGGCAGAGCTCTCTGTGGCAGCCGGGGTGGCAGAGGGACAAATGGAGAACATTCTGCAGGAGGCCACTAAAGATGATGTTGGGATGGAGGAGCACTTGAGGGGTGGCCcggaggcagcagggaaaggggatgaGGTTGGCCTGGATAAGGAGAAGAGAGCTGACAATCTGTGTGGGGAAAAGGCCGAGGCGGATACAGGTACCGTAACGAACAATCCCGCAGCCACCCCACACCCAGCCTCACatggtgctgcagagctgaaaggaCAGCAGGACGAGCGCAGCGACCCCAGCAGCGCTCTCCAGAAGGCACCTCAGGGGAGAGGACTGCAGGCTGTTCCTTCCGAGGGCTCTGGAAACAGAGATGCTCCGAACAACACGGAGGAGGAAGGTCTTGGGAAAGGTGAAGGAGGAGCGGAGAGCCTGTGCGGCACGGCCCAGGCCAGCCTTGCCATCCCTctgacagccctgctggaggAAAGGACATCCAACATCGAAAGCTCCACGGAAACCTTAACAGAGACCGAAGCAAAGCCCGAGCTCACGCCCAGGGCTCCGTGCCACAGGCGTCACCCCTTCGACAACAGCGCTGACGAGCTGTCCCGAACTCTGGAGAACAGGCCGGAGGGGGAGTGCATGATAGAGCTCCAAAAACTGGGATCAAGAGTGCATAGGACTTCTGGTAGCAGCACCACACACCTCCCGATGCCTTCCCCTTGTGCCTTGCCTCTAGCAGACCGCAAAGATGAGCTGGTGTATAatggggagctggagctggagaacaAACTGGTGGAGAAACCCGTGGGATTCACGGCCCCGAAATTCCCCGCCACCAACGGACACTGCGTCAACGGCGAGGACGGGCGGATCAAGGCCTCGCTGAGCCGGCAGGTGTCCACggccagctgcagctctgctcagctccaccTGAGGAACTTGCACCAGAAATGGATGTTCAGCCAGCTCGGGAAGCAGCCGGCCAGCAGCCCGGACCAGCCGGCCCGCAGCCACCTGGACGATGACGGGATGCCCGTCTACAGCGATGTCATCCAGCAGCGCCTGCGCCAGATCGAGACGGGCCATCAGCAGGAGGTGGAGACCCTCAAGAAGCAGGTGCAGGAGCTGAAGAGCCGCCTGGAGAGCCAGCTCCTCAACAGCTCCCTGCGGCTCAACGGCGACTACGGCGACGAAGTG GTGACGCGGTGGCTCCCGGATCACCTGGCCGCGCACTGCTACGGCTGCGACAGCGCCTTCTGGCTCGCCAGTCGGAAACACCACTGCAG gggcaCTGACCGAGTTGATCAGCTCTG GAATTGTGGCAACGTGTTCTGCTCCAGTTGCTGTAACCAGAAGGTGCCCgttcccagccagcagctcttcgAGCCCAGCAGAGTCTGCAAATCCTGCTACAGCAGCCTCCACCccggcagctccagcctggacCTCGAACTGGACAAGCCCATCACTGCCACGTCCAACTGA
- the MTMR3 gene encoding myotubularin-related protein 3 isoform X2, which translates to MDEETQHSLECIQANQIFPRKQLIREDENLQVPFIELHGESTEYVGRAEDAIIALSNYRLHIKFKESVVNVPLQLIESVECRDIFQLHLTCKDCKVIRCQFSTFEQCQDWLKRLNNAIRPPSKIEDLFSFAYHAWCMEVYASEKEQHGDLCRPGEHVTSRFKNEVERMGFDMNNAWRISNINEKYKLCGSYPQEIIVPAWITDKELESVASFRSWKRIPAVVYRHQSNGAVISRCGQPEVSWWGWRNADDEHLVQSVAKACASDSRSNSNKLMNGNCSRDLSNGGDLSDVEFDSSISNASGAESLAIQPQKLLILDARSYAAAVANRAKGGGCECPEYYPNCEVVFMGMANIHSIRKSFQSLRLLCTQMPDPGKLSALESTKWLQHLSVLLKSALLVVHAVDRDQRPVLVHCSDGWDRTPQIVALAKLLLDPYYRTTEGFQVLVETEWLDFGHKFADRCGHGENSDDLNERCPVFLQWLDCVHQLQRQFPCSFEFNEAFLVKLVQHTYSCLFGTFLCNNAKERGEKHTQERTCSVWSLLRAANKAFKNLLYSSQSESVLYPVCHVRNLMLWSAVYLPCSSPSTPADDTCAPYPVPGSSPEEQPLGRLPKTRSFDNLTTACDSSVPTTNRRSSDPSLNEKWQEHRRSLELSSLGPPGDDPFEGDGLGRQGRAPVGAELSVAAGVAEGQMENILQEATKDDVGMEEHLRGGPEAAGKGDEVGLDKEKRADNLCGEKAEADTGTVTNNPAATPHPASHGAAELKGQQDERSDPSSALQKAPQGRGLQAVPSEGSGNRDAPNNTEEEGLGKGEGGAESLCGTAQASLAIPLTALLEERTSNIESSTETLTETEAKPELTPRAPCHRRHPFDNSADELSRTLENRPEGECMIELQKLGSRVHRTSGSSTTHLPMPSPCALPLADRKDELVYNGELELENKLVEKPVGFTAPKFPATNGHCVNGEDGRIKASLSRQVSTASCSSAQLHLRNLHQKWMFSQLGKQPASSPDQPARSHLDDDGMPVYSDVIQQRLRQIETGHQQEVETLKKQVQELKSRLESQLLNSSLRLNGDYGDEVTSIPDSESNLDQNCLSRCSTEIFSEASWEQVDKQDTEVTRWLPDHLAAHCYGCDSAFWLASRKHHCRGTDRVDQLWNCGNVFCSSCCNQKVPVPSQQLFEPSRVCKSCYSSLHPGSSSLDLELDKPITATSN; encoded by the exons GTTCCATTGCAGCTCATTGAGAGTGTGGAGTGCCGGGATATATTCCAGCTTCATTTGACTTGCAAGGACTGCAAGGTTATCAG GTGTCAGTTTTCCACCTTCGAGCAGTGTCAGGACTGGCTGAAGAGGCTGAACAATGCCATCCGCCCCCCGTCCAAGATAGAGGACCTGTTCTCCTTCGCCTACCACGCCTGGTGCATGGAGGTTTACGCCAGTGAGAAGGAGCAGCACGGGGACTTGTGTCGGCCAG GAGAACATGTAACTTCCAGGTTTAAGAACGAAGTGGAGCGGATGGGGTTTGATATGAACAACGCCTGGAGGATTTCCAACATCAATGAGAAGTACAA GCTGTGTGGCAGCTACCCCCAGGAGATCATCGTCCCTGCCTGGATCACCGACAAGGAGCTGGAGAGCGTGGCCAGCTTCCGCTCCTGGAAGCGCATCCCTGCCGTGGTGTACAg GCACCAGAGCAATGGGGCAGTGATCTCCCGCTGCGGCCAGCCCGAGGTgagctggtggggctggaggaACGCCGACGATGAGCACCTGGTCCAGTCCGTAGCCAAAGCCTGTGCCTCAGACTCCAGGTCCAACAGTAACAAGTTAATGAATGGGAATTGTTCCAGAGATTTGTCCAACGGAGGGGACCTCTCTGATGTGGAATTTG ACTCCTCCATCTCCAATGCCTCAGGAGCAGAGAGTTTGGCAATCCAGCCTCAGAAGCTTTTGATCCTGGACGCGCGATCTTACGCAGCAGCTGTGGCCAACAGAGCCAAGGGGGGTGGCTGTGAGTGCCCAG AATATTACCCCAACTGTGAAGTGGTGTTCATGGGGATGGCAAACATCCACTCCATCCGCAAGAGCTTCCAGTCGCTGCGTCTGCTCTGCACACAAATGCCAGATCCAGGAAA GCTGTCAGCTCTGGAGAGCACCAAGTGGCTGCAGCACCTGTCAGTGCTCCTGAAATCCGCGCTGCTCGTGGTGCACGCCGTGGACCGGGACCAGCGGCCCGTGCTGGTTCACTGCTCCGACGGCTGGGACCGCACGCCCCAGATCGTGGCCCTGGCCAAGCTCCTGCTGGACCCCTACTACAGGACCACAGAG ggtttCCAGGTGCTAGTGGAGACTGAGTGGCTGGATTTTGGCCACAAGTTTGCAGATCGCTGTGGCCACGGGGAGAATTCGGACGACCTCAATGAGCGCTGCCCGGTGTTTCTGCAGTGGCTGGACTGTGTCCATCAGCTCCAGAGGCAGTTCCCCTGCTCCTTCGAGTTTAACGAAGCATTCCTT GTGAAGTTGGTGCAGCACACCTACTCCTGCCTCTTTGGAACATTCCTGTGCAACAATGcgaaagagagaggagagaaacacACTCAGGAACGGACCTGCTCCGTCTGGTCTTTGCTGCGGGCAGCAAACAAAGCCTTCAAAAACCTGCTCTACTCCTCCCAGTCGGAATCT gtGCTGTATCCCGTGTGCCATGTGCGGAACCTGATGCTCTGGAGCGCTGTTtacctgccctgctcctccccctCCACGCCCGCCGACGACACCTGTGCCCcgtaccctgtgccaggctctaGCCCCGAAGAGCAGCCTCTGGGCAG GCTACCAAAGACAAGATCCTTCGACAATCTGACGACAGCCTGTGACAGCAGCGTGCCTACAACCAACCGCCGGAGCAGCGACCCCAGCCTCAACGAGAAGTGGCAGGAGCACCGCCgctccctggagctcagcagcctGGGCCCCCCTGGGGACGACCCCTTCGAGGGGGAcgggctgggcaggcagggcagggccccCGTGGGGGCAGAGCTCTCTGTGGCAGCCGGGGTGGCAGAGGGACAAATGGAGAACATTCTGCAGGAGGCCACTAAAGATGATGTTGGGATGGAGGAGCACTTGAGGGGTGGCCcggaggcagcagggaaaggggatgaGGTTGGCCTGGATAAGGAGAAGAGAGCTGACAATCTGTGTGGGGAAAAGGCCGAGGCGGATACAGGTACCGTAACGAACAATCCCGCAGCCACCCCACACCCAGCCTCACatggtgctgcagagctgaaaggaCAGCAGGACGAGCGCAGCGACCCCAGCAGCGCTCTCCAGAAGGCACCTCAGGGGAGAGGACTGCAGGCTGTTCCTTCCGAGGGCTCTGGAAACAGAGATGCTCCGAACAACACGGAGGAGGAAGGTCTTGGGAAAGGTGAAGGAGGAGCGGAGAGCCTGTGCGGCACGGCCCAGGCCAGCCTTGCCATCCCTctgacagccctgctggaggAAAGGACATCCAACATCGAAAGCTCCACGGAAACCTTAACAGAGACCGAAGCAAAGCCCGAGCTCACGCCCAGGGCTCCGTGCCACAGGCGTCACCCCTTCGACAACAGCGCTGACGAGCTGTCCCGAACTCTGGAGAACAGGCCGGAGGGGGAGTGCATGATAGAGCTCCAAAAACTGGGATCAAGAGTGCATAGGACTTCTGGTAGCAGCACCACACACCTCCCGATGCCTTCCCCTTGTGCCTTGCCTCTAGCAGACCGCAAAGATGAGCTGGTGTATAatggggagctggagctggagaacaAACTGGTGGAGAAACCCGTGGGATTCACGGCCCCGAAATTCCCCGCCACCAACGGACACTGCGTCAACGGCGAGGACGGGCGGATCAAGGCCTCGCTGAGCCGGCAGGTGTCCACggccagctgcagctctgctcagctccaccTGAGGAACTTGCACCAGAAATGGATGTTCAGCCAGCTCGGGAAGCAGCCGGCCAGCAGCCCGGACCAGCCGGCCCGCAGCCACCTGGACGATGACGGGATGCCCGTCTACAGCGATGTCATCCAGCAGCGCCTGCGCCAGATCGAGACGGGCCATCAGCAGGAGGTGGAGACCCTCAAGAAGCAGGTGCAGGAGCTGAAGAGCCGCCTGGAGAGCCAGCTCCTCAACAGCTCCCTGCGGCTCAACGGCGACTACGGCGACGAAGTG ACGTCTATTCCCGACTCGGAAAGCAATCTGGATCAGAACTGCTTGTCTCgctgcagcacagagatttTCTCTGAAGCCAGCTGGGAACAGGTGGATAAACAGGATACAGAG GTGACGCGGTGGCTCCCGGATCACCTGGCCGCGCACTGCTACGGCTGCGACAGCGCCTTCTGGCTCGCCAGTCGGAAACACCACTGCAG gggcaCTGACCGAGTTGATCAGCTCTG GAATTGTGGCAACGTGTTCTGCTCCAGTTGCTGTAACCAGAAGGTGCCCgttcccagccagcagctcttcgAGCCCAGCAGAGTCTGCAAATCCTGCTACAGCAGCCTCCACCccggcagctccagcctggacCTCGAACTGGACAAGCCCATCACTGCCACGTCCAACTGA